Within the Deinococcus cellulosilyticus NBRC 106333 = KACC 11606 genome, the region CCTGAAAGCCCGTCCCAAAGATCACAAAATCGAACTCCTCCTCCCCCTGATCGGTCTGCACCACCACTTTCCCGTCCTCGAAGCGGGCAGATTGCCAGTTGCAACCCGGATGCAGGGTGAACGCCGGATGGTTGCGGGTCCGGGCCACATTGTCATCCGTGGGAGGCTGGGGGGCCAGAAGGAACTTCAGCCATTGCAGCTTCATTTCATCCGGGAGGTCTGCAGTGTGCTTCAGAAACCCCGTGAATTCAAAAAATCGGTAGTAGTTGACGCTGGGGAAGGTCTTCTGGCGCATGTACAGGTCCACTTTTGCCCCTGCCTCCAGCGCGCACCCTGCATTGTCAAATGCACTCGCTCCTGCGCCCAGAACGCCCACCCGCTTGCCTGCAAGCCGATCAAAATCAATTTCCTCGCAGGTGTGGGCAAAGTGGGACCGGGGGAGACCAGCCGCACACTCAGGATTCTTCCAGAACCCTGCCCCACCCATTCCGGTGGCCCAGACCACCCGCCTGGCCCTGTGGGAAGTGATGCCCTCAGGCGTCCTGTAAACCACCTCAAACCCCTGATCCAGCGGAATGATCTTCTGGACTTTCGCCCGGTTTTCCACAGGCACCTTTGTCATGTGGCGGTACCAGCGCAGGTACTCCATCCACAGCGGACGGGGAATTTTGCCCATCTTCTGGTATTCTTCCTCCGAAAAACGGGCCTCAAAATACGCCTGAAAGGTCATGCTGGGAATGCCCAGGTCCGGCCCCGTCAGGTGCTTCGGGGTGCGCAGGGTGCGCATGCGGGCAAAAGACTCCCACACCCCCTCCTGCCCCTCACCGTGCTCGTCCAGCACCAGAATGCGGTTCACCCGCTCACGCATCAGACCGAATGCAATGGTCAGACCCGCCTGACCGCCCCCGATGATCAGCACATCCAGCGTTCCAGGGGTCTCGGGAATCCAGTCCCGGGCAGGATAACGCAGCAACTCCAGATCCTTCTTCACACGGTCTTCCAGTTCAATGAGCGTCACCGAGGGCCCCCTTCAGCCGATGAAACACAATGCGCTCGATTTGCCGCAGGGCCTCGCGGCGCTCGGAGTCGGCATCGTTCATCAGGCGCACTTCAAAAGCCTGCAGAATCGTATCGACGGTGTTGTCCTTTACCGCAATGATAAACGGAAACCCGAAACGGGATTTGTATGCAGAATTGAGTTTCTGGAACAGCTCAAAACGTGTCGGGTCCAGACGGTCCAGACCCACACTGCCCTGCTCTTGCTGCGAAGCATCTGTCAGCTTCGCTTTTGTGGCCAGATCGGGATGTGCCCGGATCAATGAAAGCTGCTCATCCATTGAGGCGTCCTGCAGCACCAGATTGAAGGCCCACAGCACCCCATCCACATCCTTGAAAGGCAGATAATTCGCAGCCCGTTCAACCACCCACGGGGAGTGCTCAAACAGCCACCCGAGTTCACGCACGAAGGATTCACGGTCCAGCGTTTCAATGGTGGAAAAGTTCAACATCCCAACTCCTTTCCCCCGAACGGGAGGGAGCGCATCAAGACCAGAACTTCAGAAGGCAATTGGCAAGGGAAAAGGGCTTTTGGGGTCCCCCAGGGAAGAGGGATTCTGGCGTGAGAACGCCAAATTTAAGGTAGTTTAGGGGGTGAGGGGGAGATTGTCAAACCTCCCCCAGATCCCTCAGCACCCCTGCCAGCACCTCAACCCCTGTTCTGATGTGTTCAGGACTGGCGTACTCATCTGGCCTGTGGCTGATGCCATCTTTGCAGGGAATGAAAATCATGGCAGTGGGGGCAATTCTTGCCATGAACAGGCTGTCATGATAGGCACGGGAAACCATGTTCTGATAAGGAATCCCCAGCTTTTCACAGTTGCTCTGGATGGTCTTCACCAGCATGGGGTCAGATTTTGAAGGGGGGTCCTGATTGAGCATCTCGAGTTCCATGCGGATGCCGCGTTTCAGGCAGATGTCCTCTGCCGCCTGCAGAAGACTCTGCAGCACACGGTCCCTGCGTGTCGCCTCAATGTCTCTGAGGTCCACCCCCAGTTCCACCTTGCTGGGAATGCTGTTGATGGCATTGGGATGCACCTGCACCAGACCCACTGTGCCCACGGTGTCGATGGTGCCATGGTCCTTCACGGCCTGCTCGATGCACAGGGCAATTTCACTGGCGGCCAGAAAAGCGTCTTTGCGGTCTGGCATCAGCACAGCTCCGGCATGTCCCCCCTGGCCCGTCAGGTGCAACTTGAAACTGCTGGGTGCAGCAATGGCTGTCACCACCCCGATGGGAAGCCCAGCCTTTTCCAGGTTTGGCATCTGCTCGATGTGCAGCTCCACAAAAGCAAAGTAATGCTGGTCGGAAAGCTGGACTTTGCCGAGGTCTCCCAGGAATCCCCCCTGTGCTCTGGCATCATCAAAAGACATGTGGTCCTGGTCTCTGAATTTCAGGGCCTCTTCTGGTTTCAGGGCACCACTGAGCATTCGGGACCCCAGACAGCCCACCCCAAAGCGGGTGGGTTCTTCGGCATTGAAGACCAGCAGTTCGATGGACCTGCGTGGCTGGAAACCAGAGCGCTTCAGGGCGCGCATCGCTTCGAGGCCACCCAGAACGCCCACTGTTCCGTCATACTTGCCTGCATGAGGAATGGCATCAATGTGAGAGCCTGTGCCCACCTTTGGCAGCCTGGGATTTTTGCCTTCAAAGGTGGCAAAAATGTTCCCGATGGCATCTTCCCGCCAGGAAAATCCGGCCTCCTCAATCCGGCGTTTCAGGTACGCTCTGGCTTTCTGGTCGGTCTCCGTCCAGAGCACACGGGTCACCGATGGAGGAGGGGTGTCACTGAAAGCCGCAAGCTCTTCCAGTTCATGCATCAGGGCATCAATGTCAATGTTCATTTCAGTCATGGGTCCTCTGGGTGTGGGTGAGGTGGGCTTTTGAGGGTGCTGAGGCTGAAATCCCCCTGTGCCGCGCTTCGCTTGGCACGGTCCCCCGTCAGCGTTGGGGGACTTGGTGTGCGTCTGGCATGGTCTCCAATGGGGTCATTCATCAGCCTCCCTGGTTGGAGGGGACTTGGTGTGCGTCTGGCATGGTCTCCAGTTGAGTTTTCCACCAACCCCCCTTCGTTAAGTGCCTGAGTGCGACGCGGGCCGTCCCGCAAGCGACTCAGTGCGAAACGGGCCGTCCCGTGAGCACGCAGTCAGAGGCAAGAAGCACGTAGTAGAGGCAAGAAGTGGGGGGATTTCAGCGGAAGCAACCCCAGAAAGGGCCTAAACGTGCGGATGCCGATTCACGTCCTTGTAGATCAGATACCCAGACACCCCATTGGACGAAGTGAACCACTGGGGGCAGTAAGGGGCCATGTAGATCACATCGCCTGCTTTGACCGCGTGGTGGTCTTCGTTCAGCAAGTAGACACCTTCTCCCTGCAGCATCACCAGACCGTGTTCCATCACGTGGATTTCCACAAAGGGGAGGGTCACGCCTGGGGGGTAAGTCATCACATTCACTGCGAAGTCAAAGGCTGGGTGGTCTGGAAGCAAGGTCTGGAGGTCAATGCGGTCCTCGCCTGGGAGGGGTTTCACCAGAACCTCGCTGGCGTTGCCAATCACGAAATCTGGAGCCGGGACCTCTCCCAGCGGCACGTAGGGTTTTTCGATCACGGTCAGGCGGGCCACATCATCTGAAGTCAGGGTGTGGCTCAGTCCTGGGGGCAGGTAGGCATAACCTGCAGATTGCAGGGTGCGCTGGTTGGTGCCCACCGTCAGGCGCACAGAACCCCCATGCACGTAAACGAAGCGGCTGAAGCCTGTGGGCAGCACCCCGAGTTCCCCACCAGCTTGCAATTCTGCAGTGTACTGGGTGAATTTTGCACCCAGATGGGGGGAGATGTGCACGATCGCGGTGGCATTGCGCATTCCTGGGAGGGGGGCCCGAACAAATGCATCAGGGGTGTGGAGGGTGTAATTCGGTCGGATCTTGCTGCGTGTGAATCCCAGACGTTGCATGGCTCACCTCAGGATCTGGTTCAGAAAATGCCCGGAGACTTTCAGGGCGGCTTCGACATCCTCAAACTGCACGGTTTCATCGGGGTGGTGGCTGATCGCATTGGGGGAGCGGACAAACAGCATGGACACGTCTGTCACCTGCGCCATCACCATGGCGTCATGTCCTGCTCCACTTGGCAGGGTGAATTCGGGAAGCCCGCAGAATTTGCAGGCGTCAAGCAGAAGTTCCATGTGCCTGTCTTCGCAGATCACGGCTTTCTGGTCGAGGGGAAGTTCATGCTGCAGCCCGATGTGCCTTTTCTGGGTGATCATGTGGGCCTCATGCAGCAGTTCCTGCACGGCAGAGAGCCGCTTCTCATCAGACAGGTGACGCACATCCAGACTCAGTTGCACCTGCTCTGGAATGACGTTGCTGGTGTTGGGTTTCACCTCCACCTTGCCCACGGTGGCGACCAGGCCCGGCGTGCCCAGGGCATGATTTTCCACGCAGGAGATGAATTCTGCTGCCCCGGTCAGGGCGTCAAGCCTCATGGGCATGGGGGTGGTTCCAGCGTGCCCGGCTTTTCCCAGAAAGGTCAGGTTCAGTCTGGACTGGCCCACAATTCCACTGACCACCCCGACAGGAAGGCCTTTTTCGGCCAGCACAGGTCCCTGCTCGATGTGGATTTCAAAGTATCCCAGCAGTTCTCTGGGTTCATAGGCCTCAATGGGGATGCGGTTCTGGTCCAGACCCCACCGGAACAGGGTTTCGGAGAGGGTCTGGTGTTCAGCGTCCTTTTTCTTGAGCCATTCGGCCTGGAAGCTGCCTGCCAGGGTGGAGGACCCCAGAAAGGGCTGCTGGAACCTCACCCCTTCTTCTTCACTGAAGGCGACGATCTCCAGGTGGTGCTGCAGGTCTTCGGGTTTGAAGAGGTGTGAAAGGGCAATGCCCATCAGGACGCCCAGCGTTCCGTCGTACTTGCCCCCATTGGGCACACTGTCGATGTGCGAGGCAACAATGAAGGTTCTGGCATTCGGATTCGGACTGCGTTTCAGTCCTCTGACGTTGCCGATGGCATCCACCCGGACCTCCAGACCGGCGTCTTTCATCCACTCGGTGAGGTATCGGTGGGCGGCACGGGTGGCAGAAGACAGAAAGACACGGTGAACCTGTCCGGGCACGTCGGTGCAGTGGGACAGCAGTTCACAGCGTTTCAACACCTGTTCGGTCAGGGCTCTGGCGTCCATGTCAACCCAGAAGCTCGTAACCCGGCACGGTGAGAAAGTCGATCAGGGGGGTGGTGCAGGCCACCTTCCAGAAGAGGTCTGCGGCCTGCTGGTATTTCTCTCCCAGCTTTTCCAGTTCTTCTTTCACGATCTCCTGGGCAAGCTCTTTGGTGACCGTGCGTCCATCTTCCAGCTTTGCCCCGTGGTGCATCCACTGCCAGACCTGTGTTCTGGAGATTTCTGCGGTGGCTGCATCCTCCATCAGGTTGTTGATGGGGGCCGCTCCAAACCCGGAAAGCCAGAACCAGATGTACTGGATGCCCACATTGATGTTCTGCCTTAAGCCCTGCTCGGTGATGGTGCCCTCTGGCACCGTGAGAAGGTCCTTTGTGGTGATCTGCACATCTGGAATTTTGGAAAGTTGATTGGCCTCAGGCATCAGGCGGTCAAAGACCTCTTTTGCCACCGGAACCAGACCGGGGTGAGCGACCCATGTGCCATCGTGACCGTCTCCTGCTTCACGTTCCTTGTCGAGACGCACCTGCTCAAAAGCTTTCTGGTTGGCCTCCTCATCGTTCTTGACCGGAATGAAGGCACTCATGCCCCCGATGGCGTGGGCACCCCGTTTGTGACAGGTCTGGATGGCAAGCCTGGAGTAAGAGCGCATCATGTGGGCATTCATGGTGACCTTGATGCGGTCCGGCATGATGAATTCTGGGTGGTTGCGCAGCTTCTTGATGAGGCTGAAGATGTAATCCCAGCGGCCACAGTTCAGGCCTGCAGAGTGTTCGCGCAGCTCATACAGAATTTCTTCCATCTCGAAGGCCGCAGGGAGGGTCTCGATCAGCACTGTGGCTCTGATGAAGCTTCTTTCGAGCCCCAGATGGTCTTCGGTGAAGGTGAAAACATCGTTCCAGAGCCTGGCTTCCAGATGGCTTTCCAGCTTGGGCAGGTAAAAATAGGCTCCGGTGCCTTTTGCTTTCAGGGCTGCATGGTTGTGGAAGATGAAGAGGCCAAAGTCAAACAGACTGGCAGAGATCTCCACTCCGAAAAACAGCAGGTGCTTCTCGTCCAGGTGCCATCCTCTGGGGCGAACCAGAAGCGTGGCAATCTCATCGTTCAGGCGGTAGGTTTTTCCTGAGCCTTCAAAAGAGATGGTGCCTGCAACGGCATCTCTGAGGTTGATCTGGCCCTGGATGCAGTTTTCCCAGGTGGGGCTGTTGGCGTCTTCAAAATCCGCCATGAAGACTTTTGCACCACTGTTCAGGGCGTTGATGACCATTTTGCGGTCCACGGGTCCGGTGATCTCGACCCTGCGGTCCTGCAAATCCTGCGGGGCAGGGGCCACTTTCCATTCAGAGGTGCGGATGTGTTCGGTTTCGGGCAGGAAATCAAAGAGCTCTCCTGCATCCAGTTTCAATTTGCGCTCTTCACGCTTCTGCAACAGTTCCAGCCTGCGGGCATTGAACTGCACATGCAGGGCCTGCAGGAACTCCAGGGCTTCGGGTGAAAGAATTTCTCGAAAAGTTTCAGGTACCTGGGCCAGTAAGGTCATGATCCCCCGTTTCTGACTGGCGCAACCCCGACAGGTAGCTGTAAATGCTCGCCCGTGAGAGTCCCAGCCTTTTGGCGACAATGGGAATGGCTTTCTGAAGTTGAAAAACGCCGCGCCTGTCGAGCGTGCCACAGAGTTTCTGTTTCTCTGCTCTGGAAAGGCGGTTCAGGCTCACCCCGAGTCTACGTTCCTCCTCGTCCAGAACACTGTGGACCGTCTCACTGACTTCGAGGGGGAAACTCTGGGTGCTCACCAGTTCACCGCCTCCAAGCTCGGTCAGTAAAGCTGCGGCCAGACGCAATTCGGTGACATCCATGTTGATGCATACGGCACCAAACACCTCCCCCTGGTCATCTCTGAGCGGGATGGTGCTGGTTTTGA harbors:
- a CDS encoding M20 family metallo-hydrolase — translated: MTEMNIDIDALMHELEELAAFSDTPPPSVTRVLWTETDQKARAYLKRRIEEAGFSWREDAIGNIFATFEGKNPRLPKVGTGSHIDAIPHAGKYDGTVGVLGGLEAMRALKRSGFQPRRSIELLVFNAEEPTRFGVGCLGSRMLSGALKPEEALKFRDQDHMSFDDARAQGGFLGDLGKVQLSDQHYFAFVELHIEQMPNLEKAGLPIGVVTAIAAPSSFKLHLTGQGGHAGAVLMPDRKDAFLAASEIALCIEQAVKDHGTIDTVGTVGLVQVHPNAINSIPSKVELGVDLRDIEATRRDRVLQSLLQAAEDICLKRGIRMELEMLNQDPPSKSDPMLVKTIQSNCEKLGIPYQNMVSRAYHDSLFMARIAPTAMIFIPCKDGISHRPDEYASPEHIRTGVEVLAGVLRDLGEV
- the uraD gene encoding 2-oxo-4-hydroxy-4-carboxy-5-ureidoimidazoline decarboxylase; this encodes MLNFSTIETLDRESFVRELGWLFEHSPWVVERAANYLPFKDVDGVLWAFNLVLQDASMDEQLSLIRAHPDLATKAKLTDASQQEQGSVGLDRLDPTRFELFQKLNSAYKSRFGFPFIIAVKDNTVDTILQAFEVRLMNDADSERREALRQIERIVFHRLKGALGDAH
- a CDS encoding helix-turn-helix transcriptional regulator encodes the protein MARKPAPNPAHHTAFVALQSLLDGLTATLGSQTEVVLHDFSDPDHSIRAISGEITKRKVGSPVSPNVLSIMQEGRDAQMRLNVVNRTAEGRVVKTSTIPLRDDQGEVFGAVCINMDVTELRLAAALLTELGGGELVSTQSFPLEVSETVHSVLDEEERRLGVSLNRLSRAEKQKLCGTLDRRGVFQLQKAIPIVAKRLGLSRASIYSYLSGLRQSETGDHDLTGPGT
- the aceB gene encoding malate synthase A — encoded protein: MTLLAQVPETFREILSPEALEFLQALHVQFNARRLELLQKREERKLKLDAGELFDFLPETEHIRTSEWKVAPAPQDLQDRRVEITGPVDRKMVINALNSGAKVFMADFEDANSPTWENCIQGQINLRDAVAGTISFEGSGKTYRLNDEIATLLVRPRGWHLDEKHLLFFGVEISASLFDFGLFIFHNHAALKAKGTGAYFYLPKLESHLEARLWNDVFTFTEDHLGLERSFIRATVLIETLPAAFEMEEILYELREHSAGLNCGRWDYIFSLIKKLRNHPEFIMPDRIKVTMNAHMMRSYSRLAIQTCHKRGAHAIGGMSAFIPVKNDEEANQKAFEQVRLDKEREAGDGHDGTWVAHPGLVPVAKEVFDRLMPEANQLSKIPDVQITTKDLLTVPEGTITEQGLRQNINVGIQYIWFWLSGFGAAPINNLMEDAATAEISRTQVWQWMHHGAKLEDGRTVTKELAQEIVKEELEKLGEKYQQAADLFWKVACTTPLIDFLTVPGYELLG
- the allE gene encoding (S)-ureidoglycine aminohydrolase encodes the protein MQRLGFTRSKIRPNYTLHTPDAFVRAPLPGMRNATAIVHISPHLGAKFTQYTAELQAGGELGVLPTGFSRFVYVHGGSVRLTVGTNQRTLQSAGYAYLPPGLSHTLTSDDVARLTVIEKPYVPLGEVPAPDFVIGNASEVLVKPLPGEDRIDLQTLLPDHPAFDFAVNVMTYPPGVTLPFVEIHVMEHGLVMLQGEGVYLLNEDHHAVKAGDVIYMAPYCPQWFTSSNGVSGYLIYKDVNRHPHV
- a CDS encoding allantoate amidohydrolase, whose amino-acid sequence is MDARALTEQVLKRCELLSHCTDVPGQVHRVFLSSATRAAHRYLTEWMKDAGLEVRVDAIGNVRGLKRSPNPNARTFIVASHIDSVPNGGKYDGTLGVLMGIALSHLFKPEDLQHHLEIVAFSEEEGVRFQQPFLGSSTLAGSFQAEWLKKKDAEHQTLSETLFRWGLDQNRIPIEAYEPRELLGYFEIHIEQGPVLAEKGLPVGVVSGIVGQSRLNLTFLGKAGHAGTTPMPMRLDALTGAAEFISCVENHALGTPGLVATVGKVEVKPNTSNVIPEQVQLSLDVRHLSDEKRLSAVQELLHEAHMITQKRHIGLQHELPLDQKAVICEDRHMELLLDACKFCGLPEFTLPSGAGHDAMVMAQVTDVSMLFVRSPNAISHHPDETVQFEDVEAALKVSGHFLNQILR
- a CDS encoding NAD(P)-binding domain-containing protein; its protein translation is MTLIELEDRVKKDLELLRYPARDWIPETPGTLDVLIIGGGQAGLTIAFGLMRERVNRILVLDEHGEGQEGVWESFARMRTLRTPKHLTGPDLGIPSMTFQAYFEARFSEEEYQKMGKIPRPLWMEYLRWYRHMTKVPVENRAKVQKIIPLDQGFEVVYRTPEGITSHRARRVVWATGMGGAGFWKNPECAAGLPRSHFAHTCEEIDFDRLAGKRVGVLGAGASAFDNAGCALEAGAKVDLYMRQKTFPSVNYYRFFEFTGFLKHTADLPDEMKLQWLKFLLAPQPPTDDNVARTRNHPAFTLHPGCNWQSARFEDGKVVVQTDQGEEEFDFVIFGTGFQVNPRVRPEFKLFREFIATWGDRYPLKGDVAEFYPYLGPDYSFQETQPGCCPPLKHLYDFSFGATASMGLSGASISSMKYAIPRLVDSITRSFYLEDAEHHLNRVKLYADEEVTWPV